A window of Eubacterium sp. 1001713B170207_170306_E7 contains these coding sequences:
- a CDS encoding chromate transporter yields the protein MDAKKLFKLFISTFSLSMFTFGGGYVIVPLMRKKFVKELGWIEEQEMLDLTAIAQSSPGAMAVNASILVGYRVSGVLGAFIAIVGTVLPPLIILSVISLFYTAFRDNLYVGFLLKAMQAGVSAVIVDVVIDMGGDIFKARKALPVIMMVMVFILSAFVKMNVIILILICGLIGALVTFTAKRTGKKLL from the coding sequence ATGGATGCTAAAAAACTCTTTAAATTGTTTATCTCAACCTTCAGCCTGAGCATGTTTACCTTTGGCGGGGGCTACGTGATCGTGCCGCTTATGCGCAAAAAATTCGTCAAAGAGCTGGGGTGGATCGAGGAGCAGGAAATGCTGGACCTCACGGCCATTGCCCAGTCCTCTCCCGGCGCCATGGCGGTCAACGCCTCCATTCTGGTGGGCTACCGTGTGTCGGGTGTCCTCGGCGCTTTTATAGCCATTGTCGGGACCGTACTGCCGCCGCTGATCATTCTGTCTGTCATCTCACTTTTTTACACCGCCTTCCGCGACAACCTGTACGTTGGTTTTCTGCTAAAGGCCATGCAGGCCGGGGTATCCGCCGTCATTGTGGATGTGGTCATTGACATGGGCGGGGATATTTTCAAGGCCCGCAAGGCCCTGCCGGTCATCATGATGGTGATGGTTTTTATCCTCAGCGCTTTTGTGAAAATGAACGTGATTATCCTCATTCTGATCTGCGGTTTGATCGGTGCCCTGGTGACCTTTACGGCGAAACGCACCGGGAAAAAACTTTTGTAG
- a CDS encoding PTS sugar transporter subunit IIA, giving the protein MLIDQKYIQVNVEAADCFQAIEAAASPLLRDHKIDEAYITAACEREKIFPTGLPTPIGVAIPHAEPDNVLEEAVSLLTLKNPVVFHGMGAPEENIEVSILFLLAIKDGEKQIETLQKIVLMIQDEMVLHKIAGAKNPEWIYNLVKDIDGLD; this is encoded by the coding sequence ATGCTGATTGATCAGAAATACATTCAGGTAAATGTAGAGGCGGCGGACTGCTTTCAAGCGATAGAGGCCGCCGCCTCTCCCCTTTTAAGGGACCATAAGATTGATGAGGCCTACATCACGGCGGCCTGCGAGCGTGAAAAAATCTTTCCGACAGGGCTGCCAACGCCCATCGGTGTCGCCATTCCCCACGCCGAGCCCGACAATGTGCTGGAGGAGGCAGTGTCGCTTCTCACCTTAAAAAATCCCGTGGTTTTTCACGGCATGGGCGCGCCTGAGGAGAACATTGAGGTCTCCATTCTTTTTCTCTTAGCCATTAAGGACGGCGAAAAGCAGATTGAAACCCTGCAGAAAATTGTTCTGATGATACAAGATGAAATGGTTTTACATAAAATAGCAGGTGCAAAAAACCCCGAGTGGATATATAATTTAGTAAAAGATATCGACGGGCTGGATTAG
- a CDS encoding cation:proton antiporter encodes MITALLRLLLTVAAAFLTGKLVSRIKLPAILGWLIAGMLLGPHAAGLLNSAILEAGWYQAIIHVLECTVGLMIGTELVWSRIKKSGKSIIITTLTQSLGTFFLVSAVFGFVFWLTGIPLYLAFIFGGVALATAPAPALSIVREFKTDGPVTRTLIPMAALDDMVGVIVFFTTIALVAGSISEQKLPAYMIAAVVVLPLLIGAAAGLPAGLMLRRKAAAPATVAVLAVMLLLTSALGFLCNTFLMPKPVLNFMLMGMAFSAVFSNMVSPQRLEEILSSFNPVLGAAMILVILNLGAPLDYHLILGAGLFTALYIVARACGKYCGAWIGAKLTKSPDTVRKYLGFTLLPHSGVSLVFTGIAVSVLSVPAPESARIIQGTIAAAAVINEVIAVIAAKKGFEWAGEFNRL; translated from the coding sequence ATGATCACCGCTCTTTTAAGACTGCTGCTCACCGTTGCCGCGGCATTTCTGACCGGCAAGCTTGTCTCGAGGATAAAGCTGCCCGCCATTCTGGGCTGGCTCATCGCCGGCATGCTTCTGGGGCCTCACGCCGCGGGCCTTTTAAACAGCGCCATTCTGGAGGCCGGGTGGTACCAGGCCATCATCCATGTTCTGGAGTGCACCGTCGGCCTGATGATCGGTACAGAGCTTGTCTGGAGCCGCATTAAAAAATCCGGAAAATCCATTATCATCACCACGCTCACCCAGTCTCTGGGGACGTTTTTTCTGGTGTCGGCTGTGTTCGGTTTTGTTTTCTGGTTAACGGGCATTCCGCTTTACCTGGCCTTTATCTTCGGCGGCGTGGCCCTGGCCACCGCCCCGGCTCCGGCCCTCTCAATCGTCAGGGAATTTAAAACTGACGGGCCTGTGACCAGAACCCTGATCCCCATGGCGGCGCTGGATGACATGGTGGGGGTGATTGTGTTTTTTACCACCATCGCCCTCGTGGCCGGCAGTATCTCCGAACAGAAGCTGCCAGCCTACATGATCGCCGCTGTGGTGGTGCTGCCCCTGCTTATCGGTGCGGCGGCCGGGCTGCCTGCCGGGCTTATGCTGCGCCGAAAGGCCGCTGCGCCTGCCACGGTGGCTGTTCTCGCCGTCATGCTGCTTTTGACCTCCGCCCTCGGATTTTTATGCAATACCTTCCTGATGCCAAAGCCCGTGCTCAATTTTATGCTCATGGGCATGGCCTTTTCCGCTGTCTTTTCAAACATGGTGTCTCCACAGCGTCTGGAAGAAATCCTCAGCAGCTTTAACCCTGTTCTCGGCGCTGCGATGATCCTTGTGATTCTCAACCTGGGCGCGCCGCTGGATTATCATCTTATCCTGGGGGCGGGCCTGTTCACAGCGCTCTACATCGTGGCCCGGGCCTGCGGAAAATACTGCGGGGCCTGGATCGGCGCAAAGCTGACAAAATCGCCGGATACGGTACGGAAATACCTGGGCTTCACCCTGCTGCCGCACTCGGGGGTTTCGCTGGTCTTTACCGGCATTGCCGTATCGGTGCTGTCTGTTCCCGCGCCGGAAAGCGCCAGGATCATCCAGGGAACCATCGCGGCCGCTGCGGTCATCAATGAGGTGATCGCCGTCATCGCAGCCAAAAAAGGCTTTGAATGGGCCGGGGAATTTAACAGGCTCTGA
- the rpe gene encoding ribulose-phosphate 3-epimerase, protein MNYKISPSMLSADFANLDRDLKSVEAGGADWLHVDVMDGHFVPNITIGPDQVKCLRKTIGLPFDVHLMISEPLKYIERFADAGADIITVHVEVEDDTRECIELIKKCGSQASLVISPDTPIDVLAPFIDDISMILVMGVYPGFGGQKYIPETTERLKGIRAMIGDRDVDLEIDGGVNFETLSTVVEAGANVIVSGSCLFNGNMKENISRFREIMDGVQK, encoded by the coding sequence ATGAACTACAAAATTTCCCCATCAATGCTGAGCGCGGATTTTGCCAACCTGGACCGTGATTTGAAATCCGTTGAGGCCGGCGGCGCGGACTGGCTTCACGTGGATGTGATGGACGGCCATTTTGTTCCAAACATTACCATCGGGCCAGATCAGGTAAAATGCCTCCGGAAAACCATCGGCCTTCCCTTTGATGTCCACCTGATGATCAGTGAACCGCTGAAATACATCGAACGCTTTGCCGACGCCGGAGCGGACATCATCACCGTGCACGTTGAGGTGGAGGATGACACCCGGGAATGTATCGAGCTGATTAAAAAATGCGGCAGCCAGGCCAGTCTGGTAATCTCCCCGGATACGCCCATCGACGTGCTTGCCCCTTTCATCGACGATATTTCCATGATTCTGGTCATGGGTGTGTACCCGGGCTTCGGCGGACAGAAGTATATTCCTGAAACCACCGAGCGTTTAAAGGGCATCCGCGCCATGATCGGCGACCGTGACGTTGACCTGGAAATAGACGGCGGCGTGAACTTTGAAACCTTAAGCACCGTAGTCGAAGCCGGCGCCAATGTCATCGTGTCAGGTTCCTGCCTGTTTAACGGCAATATGAAGGAAAATATCAGCCGTTTCAGAGAAATAATGGATGGTGTACAGAAATGA
- a CDS encoding DNA-binding protein — protein sequence MIKYYLCVDDTDDLTKKTSTGKIAEQIKKEAEALGSTIDYGITRHQLLLDDAIAYTSHNSSMCFSGAVEEKQISALWDRAVRIIQTEKAETADPGLCLCRLDQLKAPEKLLAFGKKAQSRVIAKNEAYDLARSIGGTRLEEFGGTGIGVIGALAGVGLRLSGNDGSLRGKSGIGTLQTTLSTAEMQSRLGVSHILERSGAVLTPDTPIYLEDYAKIVLLDHRLVAVAKRDDQGRFELCKKSDLYTGDKKNGSWELGCAFFKRDNDEEECLDEQDKTCCNCLYRRWTKEGYRCSLEKR from the coding sequence ATGATTAAATATTACCTTTGTGTCGACGATACCGACGACCTGACTAAAAAAACCAGTACCGGCAAAATTGCTGAACAGATCAAAAAAGAGGCCGAAGCCCTTGGCAGCACCATTGATTACGGCATCACAAGGCACCAGCTGCTCCTGGATGACGCGATCGCCTACACCTCACACAACAGCTCCATGTGCTTTTCAGGCGCTGTGGAAGAAAAACAGATCAGCGCCCTGTGGGACCGGGCCGTCCGCATTATCCAGACAGAAAAAGCGGAAACCGCTGACCCGGGTCTCTGCCTTTGCCGCCTGGACCAGCTGAAAGCCCCCGAAAAGCTGCTGGCCTTTGGCAAAAAAGCCCAGAGCCGGGTGATCGCAAAGAACGAAGCCTACGACCTTGCCCGCAGCATCGGCGGTACGCGCCTTGAGGAATTCGGCGGTACAGGCATTGGCGTCATCGGGGCACTGGCCGGCGTCGGGCTGAGGCTGAGCGGAAACGACGGCAGCCTCCGCGGCAAGTCCGGCATCGGCACGCTGCAGACCACCCTGAGTACAGCCGAGATGCAAAGCAGGCTCGGCGTCTCACATATCCTTGAGCGCTCCGGCGCTGTGCTGACGCCAGACACTCCGATTTACCTTGAGGACTACGCGAAAATTGTCCTGCTTGACCACCGGCTGGTGGCCGTGGCCAAAAGGGACGACCAGGGCCGCTTTGAGCTCTGCAAAAAATCCGACCTTTATACCGGAGATAAAAAAAACGGGAGCTGGGAGCTGGGCTGTGCCTTTTTCAAACGTGACAACGATGAGGAGGAATGCCTCGACGAACAGGATAAAACCTGCTGCAACTGCCTTTACAGGCGCTGGACAAAGGAGGGCTACCGGTGCAGTCTCGAAAAAAGATAG
- a CDS encoding DUF1638 domain-containing protein, which produces MKKVVIGCSVLRREIEAALENQSDFKFNWLEDQLHNVPEKLHEKVQAAIDAETDAEIIYLLYGHCGQALTGVEARNCPVVLPKVEDCIDVLLCHNPNTAEMRRTSYFVSQGWLWGDEGLGYEYDRMKEKYGEKRALRVIKAMYKNYKYLMFVKTGVEDQSVREKCAGVAEKLNLELKETDGDVELVIEMLTGSADERFIVIQPGEAIREEMFRAC; this is translated from the coding sequence ATGAAAAAGGTGGTTATCGGATGCAGCGTGCTTCGCAGGGAGATCGAGGCGGCGCTTGAGAATCAATCGGATTTTAAGTTCAACTGGCTGGAGGACCAGCTGCACAACGTGCCGGAAAAGCTCCACGAAAAGGTACAGGCCGCCATCGATGCGGAGACGGACGCGGAGATCATTTACCTGCTCTACGGCCACTGCGGCCAGGCCCTCACCGGCGTTGAGGCTCGAAACTGCCCGGTGGTGCTGCCAAAGGTAGAGGACTGCATCGACGTGCTGCTCTGCCACAACCCCAATACCGCCGAAATGCGGCGGACCTCGTATTTCGTGTCACAGGGCTGGTTATGGGGCGATGAGGGCCTTGGGTATGAATATGACCGCATGAAGGAAAAATACGGCGAAAAACGGGCTTTACGCGTCATAAAAGCCATGTATAAAAATTATAAGTACCTCATGTTTGTCAAAACCGGCGTGGAGGACCAGAGTGTCCGTGAAAAATGCGCCGGTGTGGCGGAAAAGCTGAACCTTGAGCTGAAGGAAACCGATGGCGACGTGGAGCTGGTCATCGAAATGCTCACCGGCAGCGCCGATGAGCGTTTTATCGTGATTCAGCCGGGCGAAGCCATACGGGAGGAAATGTTCAGAGCCTGTTAA
- a CDS encoding PTS sugar transporter subunit IIB produces MKTVLVACGAAVATSTVVAKKIEKIASESGIELKTVQAKASEVAQKAAEIKPDIIVCTCQLDGDIDIPVMNGRSFLTGINLQKTTGELLEILKG; encoded by the coding sequence ATGAAAACTGTTTTAGTGGCCTGCGGCGCCGCTGTGGCGACTTCCACTGTAGTTGCCAAAAAAATTGAAAAAATTGCGTCGGAAAGTGGCATTGAATTGAAAACGGTCCAGGCAAAAGCGTCTGAGGTCGCCCAGAAAGCGGCTGAGATCAAGCCGGACATTATTGTATGCACCTGCCAGCTCGATGGCGACATCGACATTCCGGTCATGAATGGCCGTTCCTTTTTAACCGGCATCAATCTTCAGAAAACAACCGGCGAGCTACTGGAAATTCTGAAAGGATAA
- a CDS encoding ABC transporter substrate-binding protein — protein MKKIKGYAFLASILLLVTMLSGGCTQPGGTAENSRPTHTVTDSAGRQVKIPVEIRSAAVLDAFMTEAIVMSQGGEQVVSCPAGTKRNVLLKEIYPEIEDAVTVTNSGVINAEALMELKPDVVLIKREIYQSEAEAQKLDKLGIPYVVVSYDNMAEQIEALRLIASVMGGKVAENMETLCQEYEKVIAICEERSARIPEDQRVKVYHSITEAVRTDGESSLGSDWIKTVGCTDVSVGSELKSEGDDYYASIEQIFVWNPDVVICNDASTADYFKTNEKFQGLRAVRENQVHNIPIGFTRWGHQGSCETFFGMLWLGTTVYPEVYGDIDLRAEVTGFYQSVAGIQVDDALWEKILSGKDIRQGGKNSGK, from the coding sequence ATGAAAAAGATTAAAGGATACGCCTTTCTCGCGTCCATTCTGCTGCTGGTTACCATGCTTTCAGGCGGCTGTACCCAGCCCGGCGGCACAGCTGAAAACAGCCGCCCGACACACACTGTTACCGACAGCGCCGGCCGCCAGGTCAAAATCCCGGTTGAAATCAGGAGTGCCGCAGTGCTCGACGCTTTTATGACCGAGGCCATTGTCATGAGCCAGGGCGGCGAACAGGTTGTCAGCTGTCCTGCCGGCACGAAACGCAATGTGCTGCTCAAAGAAATTTATCCTGAAATCGAAGACGCGGTCACGGTCACAAACAGCGGCGTCATCAACGCCGAGGCGCTGATGGAGCTGAAGCCCGATGTGGTTTTAATCAAGCGTGAAATCTACCAGAGTGAGGCCGAGGCGCAGAAGCTGGACAAACTGGGCATTCCCTACGTGGTGGTGAGCTATGACAATATGGCGGAACAGATTGAGGCGCTGCGCCTGATCGCTTCTGTCATGGGCGGAAAGGTCGCTGAAAACATGGAGACCCTCTGCCAGGAATACGAGAAGGTCATCGCGATCTGTGAGGAGCGCAGCGCCAGAATTCCTGAGGATCAGCGCGTCAAAGTTTACCACTCCATCACAGAGGCTGTGCGGACAGACGGCGAGAGCTCTCTGGGCAGTGACTGGATAAAAACAGTGGGCTGTACCGACGTGTCAGTCGGCTCAGAGCTCAAATCCGAGGGGGACGATTACTATGCGAGTATTGAGCAGATTTTTGTCTGGAACCCAGATGTGGTGATCTGCAACGACGCCAGCACCGCGGATTACTTTAAAACCAACGAAAAATTTCAGGGGCTTCGGGCCGTCCGGGAAAACCAGGTTCACAACATTCCCATCGGCTTTACCCGCTGGGGGCACCAGGGAAGCTGCGAAACCTTTTTTGGCATGCTCTGGCTTGGCACCACTGTTTATCCAGAGGTCTACGGCGATATTGACCTGAGGGCAGAGGTGACCGGTTTTTACCAGAGCGTTGCCGGCATCCAGGTCGACGACGCGCTCTGGGAAAAAATACTCTCTGGTAAGGATATCCGCCAGGGCGGCAAAAATTCAGGAAAGTAA
- a CDS encoding bifunctional diguanylate cyclase/phosphodiesterase, with translation MKLKISLRLTTFVFCALAIIAAVLSFINTQKVGLKIQEEADRTENHNQCEDKILEFTKASDDLTTATRHFVATGDPVYMNQYWQEADTARHREDAVDGLKALGISAAEQTLLDNAMAASDSLMETEILAMRLKADAVGIPASEMPAEVAGYAYKNGEEAVSAAEKEQLAIRSIFNDVYENQKNEITDSMAGFRSQLHERKTSETTLSNIQTERSLNRMLAYDFFLLLLLLVLSFFLMFFVTTPLYRYYKSLKNSGKNGTERLIPGGSLEIQQFAESFNAMVDDLKNQNAELLEKSRKDSLTGLYNREAFDVYIKETIGTQDGRMALFFMDMDEFKGLNDRYDYLVGDQVLTEVGQRLKSIAQAYGGKAARVGGEEFAMLLPAVRTPQAAQEAAEKVIKAISEIKPESGQAERKDFPVSASVGVLLWDSRRDALPLREVLHRSDLACSRAKQQGKGHFKLYYANDSDLQAMQYTQEHEQQVEDEMYGALARREFEAYYQPKYNIETGEIVGAEALVRWNHPVRGILSPAHFIPVFEANGFVVQLDFYIFKKVCRTLAGQLENNEPAVPVAVNFSSRHFANPGFADEVRRIASLMSVPPSFLEIEITETTLMENWDETITQTRRLREMGFSVALDDFGTGYSSMGVLQELPVDVIKIDRSFINRDLSEHRNAMFITGIVNIARVLKLRIICEGVETREQVDFLRQNGIRFVQGYYYSRPVEEAVFKEKLSENKTR, from the coding sequence ATGAAACTAAAAATCAGTCTGCGGCTGACCACCTTTGTTTTTTGCGCACTGGCCATTATCGCAGCCGTTCTGTCTTTTATCAATACACAAAAGGTCGGTCTGAAAATACAGGAGGAGGCTGACCGGACGGAAAACCATAACCAGTGTGAGGATAAAATTCTGGAATTTACAAAAGCCTCCGATGATCTCACCACCGCCACGCGGCATTTTGTGGCGACTGGCGATCCGGTCTACATGAACCAGTACTGGCAGGAGGCAGACACCGCCCGCCACCGCGAGGACGCCGTAGACGGCCTTAAAGCCCTGGGGATCAGCGCCGCGGAGCAGACACTTTTAGACAACGCCATGGCGGCCTCCGACAGTCTCATGGAAACCGAAATTCTCGCCATGCGCTTAAAGGCGGACGCGGTGGGAATCCCCGCAAGCGAAATGCCGGCCGAGGTGGCCGGTTATGCCTATAAAAACGGCGAGGAGGCTGTCAGCGCGGCGGAGAAGGAACAGCTGGCCATCAGAAGTATCTTTAACGACGTCTATGAGAACCAGAAAAATGAAATCACCGACAGTATGGCAGGCTTCAGAAGCCAGCTGCACGAGCGGAAAACCAGTGAGACCACCCTCTCAAATATCCAGACGGAGCGCTCCTTGAACCGCATGCTGGCTTATGATTTTTTCCTGCTGTTACTGCTGCTGGTACTGTCTTTTTTTCTGATGTTTTTTGTGACTACCCCCCTGTACCGCTATTATAAGAGTCTTAAAAATTCCGGAAAAAACGGGACGGAGCGCTTAATCCCCGGCGGATCGCTGGAAATTCAGCAGTTTGCCGAGAGCTTTAACGCCATGGTGGACGACCTGAAAAATCAAAATGCCGAGCTGCTGGAAAAAAGCCGTAAGGACAGCCTGACCGGCCTGTATAACCGCGAAGCCTTCGATGTCTATATTAAGGAGACCATCGGGACACAGGACGGCAGAATGGCTTTGTTTTTCATGGATATGGACGAGTTTAAAGGGCTTAACGACCGGTACGACTACCTTGTCGGCGACCAGGTGCTGACAGAGGTTGGTCAGAGGCTGAAGAGCATCGCACAGGCATATGGCGGGAAGGCCGCAAGAGTCGGCGGAGAGGAGTTTGCCATGCTGCTGCCAGCGGTCCGGACACCGCAGGCGGCTCAGGAGGCAGCCGAGAAGGTGATAAAAGCCATCTCCGAGATAAAGCCCGAAAGCGGCCAGGCAGAGCGGAAGGATTTTCCGGTATCGGCCAGTGTGGGCGTTCTGCTCTGGGACAGCCGGAGGGACGCGCTGCCCCTGCGCGAGGTGCTGCACCGCTCCGATCTGGCCTGCAGCCGCGCCAAGCAGCAGGGAAAGGGCCACTTTAAGCTCTACTATGCCAACGACAGCGACCTCCAGGCCATGCAGTATACCCAGGAGCATGAGCAGCAGGTTGAGGATGAAATGTACGGCGCACTTGCCAGGCGGGAGTTTGAAGCTTACTACCAGCCAAAGTACAACATTGAAACCGGGGAGATCGTGGGAGCGGAGGCACTGGTGCGCTGGAACCATCCGGTCCGTGGAATTCTCTCCCCTGCCCACTTCATCCCGGTTTTTGAGGCCAACGGCTTTGTGGTTCAGCTGGATTTTTATATCTTTAAAAAAGTCTGCCGGACCCTTGCCGGACAGCTTGAAAACAATGAGCCCGCCGTACCGGTGGCGGTCAATTTCTCCAGCCGACATTTCGCCAACCCGGGCTTTGCCGACGAGGTCAGGCGCATCGCTTCGCTGATGTCAGTGCCGCCCTCCTTTCTGGAGATCGAGATTACAGAGACGACGCTCATGGAAAACTGGGATGAGACCATTACCCAGACCCGTCGGCTGCGGGAAATGGGCTTCAGTGTCGCGCTGGACGACTTTGGCACTGGCTACTCCTCCATGGGCGTTCTCCAGGAGCTCCCGGTGGATGTGATTAAAATCGACCGGAGTTTTATCAACCGGGATTTGAGCGAGCACCGCAACGCCATGTTTATCACCGGCATTGTCAATATCGCCCGGGTGCTGAAGCTCCGGATCATCTGCGAGGGCGTGGAGACCCGGGAGCAGGTTGACTTTCTGCGGCAAAACGGCATCCGTTTTGTCCAGGGCTATTATTATTCCAGGCCGGTTGAGGAAGCGGTATTTAAGGAGAAACTGTCAGAAAATAAAACGCGTTGA
- a CDS encoding TetR/AcrR family transcriptional regulator, protein MKKEEKTEITRERIMAAAMREFGEKGYSAASLNAICGAGIPKGLLYHNFKNKDALYLACVAKSFSALTAYLREKDTGSDLRGYMDARLRFFQENEYATRLFFEAILQPPEPLKKEIKDLQKDFKALNLALYQKMLSSLTLRQGVSEADALAYFSLMQDMFNGYFSSPVYSNLPFSDIVSAHEVNLSKFLDFMLYGLAERGCKA, encoded by the coding sequence ATGAAAAAAGAAGAAAAAACAGAAATCACCAGAGAACGGATCATGGCTGCCGCCATGCGGGAATTCGGGGAAAAGGGTTATTCCGCCGCTTCACTCAACGCCATCTGCGGCGCGGGGATCCCCAAGGGGCTGCTCTACCACAATTTCAAGAACAAGGACGCCCTGTACCTGGCCTGCGTGGCGAAAAGCTTCAGCGCCTTAACGGCTTATCTGAGAGAAAAAGACACGGGCTCTGACCTGCGCGGCTACATGGATGCCCGTCTGCGCTTTTTCCAGGAAAACGAATACGCCACCCGTCTTTTTTTCGAGGCCATCCTCCAGCCGCCCGAGCCGCTCAAAAAAGAGATCAAAGACCTCCAAAAGGATTTTAAGGCCCTCAATCTCGCGCTCTACCAGAAAATGCTCTCCTCCCTGACCTTAAGGCAGGGGGTATCGGAGGCTGACGCACTGGCGTATTTTTCCTTAATGCAGGACATGTTCAATGGCTATTTCAGCAGCCCTGTGTACAGTAACCTGCCTTTTTCTGACATCGTCTCTGCCCACGAGGTCAACCTGTCAAAATTTTTGGATTTTATGCTTTACGGCCTGGCAGAAAGAGGGTGTAAGGCATGA
- a CDS encoding chromate transporter: MIYLQLFVSFFQIGLFSIGGGYAALPLIQEQVVNLHGWMDMTQFIDIITISQMTPGPIAINAATFVGIKIAGIGGAVIATVGCVTPSCIIVLILAAVYYRFRNLNTIKGVLSGLRPAVVALIASAGLSIVIVAFFKNGLVQFTADNLDFVAVVLFAASLFILRKFKLNPIYVMLGCGVIGMGIYAALNFMG, translated from the coding sequence ATGATATATCTTCAGTTATTCGTCAGCTTTTTTCAGATCGGTCTTTTCAGTATCGGCGGGGGATATGCGGCCCTGCCGCTCATTCAGGAGCAGGTCGTCAACCTCCACGGATGGATGGATATGACCCAGTTCATTGACATCATTACCATCTCGCAGATGACGCCGGGCCCCATTGCCATCAATGCCGCCACCTTTGTGGGCATCAAAATCGCCGGCATCGGCGGCGCTGTTATCGCGACCGTCGGCTGTGTCACCCCTTCCTGTATCATCGTGCTGATTCTGGCTGCGGTTTACTACCGCTTCCGAAACCTGAACACGATCAAGGGGGTGCTCTCAGGCCTGCGCCCCGCGGTGGTAGCCCTCATCGCCTCAGCCGGCCTTTCCATTGTCATCGTCGCTTTTTTCAAAAACGGTCTGGTCCAGTTCACAGCGGACAACCTTGATTTTGTGGCTGTAGTTCTCTTTGCCGCCAGTCTTTTTATCCTCCGCAAATTTAAGCTCAACCCCATTTATGTCATGCTGGGGTGCGGCGTCATCGGCATGGGCATATACGCGGCCCTCAATTTTATGGGATAG